The nucleotide sequence TTCATGTTCTAAACTTGCTCCCGGTACCCAGAAACAGAAACGTACCGGGAGGACTGCTTCGTGATCTATGTCGTTGCCACTTTGACCATCAAGCCCGAAACGCGTGCCGAATTCATCGCTGCCGCCACCGCCTGCATCGAGGGGACCCGCAAGGAACCCGGCAATATCGCCTATGATCTGCACGAGAGCGTGACGGATCCGAGCCGGATGGTGTTCGTCGAGCAGTGGGACAACGCCGAGGCGCTGGTGCCGCATCGTGCGACGGAGCACATGAAGACCTTTGGGCGCGTGGCCGTGAAGTGCATGGCGGCGCCGCCGAAGATCGAGATCATCACGCCCGAGAAGGTCGATGTCCGCTGAGCGGAATTGACCGGGCGAAGAGAGAATGAGGATATCAGCATGATCCGCGCGACGCGC is from Bradyrhizobium sp. ORS 285 and encodes:
- a CDS encoding putative quinol monooxygenase translates to MIYVVATLTIKPETRAEFIAAATACIEGTRKEPGNIAYDLHESVTDPSRMVFVEQWDNAEALVPHRATEHMKTFGRVAVKCMAAPPKIEIITPEKVDVR